One Mycolicibacterium doricum genomic window, TGACGGTCGCGGAGATGGCCGCCCGGGTCGGTATCTCCAAGGCGATGATGAGCAAGATCGAGAACGCGCAGACGTCTTGCAGCCTGTCCACGCTGGCCCTGCTGGCGCTGGCCCTGCTGGCCAAGGGTCTCGACGTGCCGGTCACCAGCCTGTTCCGCGGCGCGGACGTCGAGCGGCCCGCCGCGTTCGTCAAGGCGGGCACTGGCGCGCGAATCGTGCGCAACGGAACCAAGGAGGGCCACGACTACCAGCTGCTGGGTTCGTTGCGCGGTGAACACAAGAGGCTGGAGTGCCTCGAGGTCACACTGTCGGAGAAGAGCAGGACATATCCGCTGTTCCAGCACCCGGGCACCGAGTTCATCTACATGCTGGAAGGCGTCATGGACTACAGCCACAGCCGGTCGGTGTACCGACTGCATCCGGGCGACTCGCTGCAGATCGACGGCGAAGGTGCGCACGGGCCCGTCGATCTGGTCGAACTGCCGATCCGGTTCCTGTCGGTCATCGCGTTCCCGGACTCCGCCGTCTAACCGCCATTTGGGGCGGCGGGCCTCGGCACGCTACAGTGGGCTCACCATGTTTGTGCAGCGGGCGCTCCTTCTCGGCCGCCGCGGCGGGGTCTGACCAGACCGGCTTCCCGTCGCGGGTTTTCGTGATGCGCCGGTCGAGTCCCTCGTCAAAATCCCGGAGCGATCGATCATGAACACCTCTGAATCCGCAGACGCCTACTCGTCCGCCCGCGCCATCACCACCCCGTCCGGGCCGCCGCATCCCGGCCAGCCGGGGTGGAACGCCCAGCGGGGCTCGTCGATGCCGGTCAACCGGTACCGCAGCTTCGCCAGTGAAGTTCCAGGGGGAGAACCGCCCGCGCCGTTCGACCGCACCTGGCCCGACAAGGTGGTCGACACCGCGCCGATGTGGTGTGCGGTCGACCTGCGGGACGGCAATCAGGCGCTGATCGACCCCATGAGCCCCGCCCGTAAGCGCCGCATGTTCGACCTGCTGGTGCGCATGGGATACAAGGAGATCGAGGTGGGCTTCCCGTCAGCCAGCCAGACCGATTTCGACTTCGTCCGCGACATCATCGAACAGGGTGCGATTCCCGACGACGTCACTATCCAGGTGCTGACGCAGTGCCGGCCCGAACTGATCACCCGCACGTTCGAGGCGTGCCATGGTGCGCCGCGCGCAATCGTGCACTTCTACAACTCGACGTCGATCCTGCAGCGTCGCGTCGTGTTCCGTGCCGACCGCGAGGCGGTCAAGAAGATCGCCGTCGACGGCGCCCGCCTGTGCGTCGAGGAGGCCGCCAAGCACCCGGACACGCTGTGGCGGTTCGAGTACTCCCCCGAGTCCTACACGGGCACCGAACTCGAGTACGCGGTCGACGTCTGCAACGCGGTCGCCGACGTCGTGCAACCCACCCCCGAGGTGCCGCTGATCGTCAACCTGCCCGCCACCGTCGAGATGGCGACACCCAACGTCTACGCCGATTCCATCGAGTGGATGAACCGGCACCTGGCTCGGCGCGACAGCATCATCCTGAGCCTGCAT contains:
- a CDS encoding helix-turn-helix domain-containing protein; the protein is MSSSEDHVPLLRNRSGTARERDPREPLEETEFEAAIGRNVRRLRQQHGLTVAEMAARVGISKAMMSKIENAQTSCSLSTLALLALALLAKGLDVPVTSLFRGADVERPAAFVKAGTGARIVRNGTKEGHDYQLLGSLRGEHKRLECLEVTLSEKSRTYPLFQHPGTEFIYMLEGVMDYSHSRSVYRLHPGDSLQIDGEGAHGPVDLVELPIRFLSVIAFPDSAV